The Candidatus Saccharimonadales bacterium genome includes the window CAAAGAAGTAACCGAACACGTTAAAGAAGCGCTCAAAAAGAAGAAGTAGACCTTACTTCCGCTTAGATTCGGCCATTCGTCTGGCGCTACGAATAACATTGTCGAATAGAGCGCAGACAGTCAGAGGGCCTACCCCTCCGATTCGAGGTGTTAGAGTAAGGTCATCACGTGTCTCATAGACCGCCGGATCAAGATCACCGACAAGTTTGCCACCCTCGCTTGTTGTTCCAGCATCGACGACTACACAACCCTTAGGGATCATCTCGCTCTTTAGGAGGCCAGGTTGGCCGGTTGCCGTAACAATAACTTCGGCTTTCGCAACCATGGCACCGACATCGCTGTCTATATCGGCAACTTCGGGTGTAATACCGGAGTTTTCCAGCATCTTTTTAAGTGGCCTGCCGACTAGCTGGCCCTGCCCAATAAGCAGTACTTTCTTGTCAGTAAGAGAGATGTTGTAGCCGGCAAGGAGCCATAGGATGGCTACCGGGGTAGCAGGGTCGAAGAATTTGGTCGAACCGAGACCATCGACGTCCTTTTCAGGGCTGATTGCTTTGACAACTTCTTCCGTTAGACTCGGATCAGATATGGGCAGTTGCACGATGATGCCAAAGACGCTCGGGTCACCGTTGAGTCGCTTAATCGTCTTAACGGCTTCAGTCGAAGTTGTCTCTTCTAGAACTAGTTCTATACCAATGTCTTCGCCATAGCGCTGTTTGAGGGAGATATACTTTCGTGAGACCGGGTTATCGTCTGTCAGCACCACAGCAAGCTTCGGCACAATCCCCTCTGCCTGCTTCAAACCTCTGACCTGCTTGGCCTGGCGTTCTTTGATAAAACTGGCTAGATCGGATCCGCTTAGTAGTCGCATGGCATCAATTGTACCAGTGCTAGCAGGTTATTTCGCCAGGAGCGTATTTTCTACTCCACTCAACCATGCTCCGCAAGATCGGCAGTAGCTGGCTTCCTTTCTCAGTCAGTTCATATTCAGTGTGTGGGGGTATCTCGGCGAATGTCTTTTTAGTCACGATCTCGACCTCTCCCAGAAATGCGAGGCGCTTTGACAGAGTGCGTGGGCAGACGCCACAGGTATCTTGTTGAAGCTGGCCAAAGCGACGAGGACCGTCAGAAAGCGCCTTTACTATAAGTGGCGTCCACTTGTCGCCGAGAATTTCTACGGTTGTGCTAAGAAGTTGTGTTGGTTGCCGAGTCTCTTGCATCGAACTTTACAAAATTATCTACTTGCTATGCTTTAAGTATATACTATACTTTATATAGTACTATATATTATATATCACTTGGAGGAAATATGACTAAAATTGCTATTATTGTCGGTTCAACGCGTCCTACACGTTTCGGCATCCAACCGGCCGAGTGGCTTTACGGACTAACCAAGTCACGAAACGACGCAGAATACGAACTGATCGACCTTAAAGAGGTAGACTTACCCCTCCTTAACGAGCCGAAGTCGGCTTCGACCGGTGAGTACAAGTACGACTATACCAAGAAGTGGAGCGAGAAGATCAATGGTTTCGACGGTTTTGTCTTTGTCACACCGGAATATAACCATTCGACATCAGCGGCCCTCAAGAATGCCATCGACTATCTGTGGCACGAATGGAACTACAAGCCAGTTGCCTATATCGGTTACGGTGGTGGAGCCGGCGGGGCCAGAGCTATTGAACACCTCCGTGGTATTGCAGCTCAAGTAAAGATGTACGACCTCTTCGAGCACATGTTGATCAACAACTATTACTTTAACGTTGACGAGTCGGGCAAGTACAAATTTGATGACGGTATGAAGAAGGCTGCTGACAAGATGCTTGACGAGCTTGTCTTTTGGGCAGAACGAATGAAGGAAGCCCGCAAGCTTAAGAGCGCTGAAAAGTAGCACCCACTCTTGACTGATAGAACCAGACCTTGATGATGTCCAGAAACGCCAGATAAACGAAAGTTATTAGTATCGTCAGGCTGAACATGCTCCACGAGAGCGTCGTAAACGAGAAGAGATGCTGAGTCGGATGGTAGTACGTCATGGCTATGACTACTGCAGCCATTATCCCGAAGGACCACTTAAGGGACCGTGAGAGCGGCGGGGCCTTCCAGAAGTGTTCTTTGTTTCTGACCGAGAAGATAACGACGAACCCGAGGATCGTCAGATAAAGATACAGGCTTGTCTGGATGACCGGCAATGGGTAATCCTGGACGATGGCAAAAAAGATCAGTTCAAAGAGCGCCGTGAAACTACCGAGGAACATCGAAATGAATAGGAGTGAACGGCTACTGTAGTGGCTTGGCCGAGCCAGTTCACGAACATCGACATTGTCTGTTGAGATAGCAAGAAGGGGGATGTCACCGAGCAGGTTGCTCAGCAGTAACTGAATGGCCAGAAGCGGCAGGTTGGCTGAGAGCAGGTAAAGAATATCGAGGGCGAAGAAGTTGCCGAAATTGCCAATCATTGTATAGCGAATATACTTATTGATATTCGAGAAGATCGCCCTACCCTCTTTGATACCGTTAACGATGACGCTGAGGTCGTTGTGAAGCAGTAGGACATCCGCGCTGTCTTTAGCAACATCAGTGGCATTGTTAACGGCGATAGCCACGTCAGCCAGTTTCAGCGACGGGGCATCGTTAATACCGTCACCTTGGTAGCCGACGACGTTGTCGTGTAGCTTGAGGAGTCGTATCAGTCGGTACTTCTGGGTCGGGTTGAGACGGGCGAAGGCGTGGTTCTCCTCAAGCATGCGGCTCAGGGCATCGTCTGATAGCTTATCGAGCTCGTCGCCGGTATGGACGATCTCAGAAGCGCCAATCAGCCCAACTTGGCTAGCTACATAATGGGTCACCTCCCTGGAGTCTCCCGAAAGGATCTTGATCTGGACACCTAGGCTTTGGGCTAGGCGGATGGTCTTAGCGGCAGTCGGACGCAAGTGGTCTTCAAGGGCCACAAAGCCGACAAAATTCAAGTGATCTTCGTGCTTTAAGATGTCAAACTCATCAGAAGTTGTATACTTCACTTCCTTGTAGGCGATACCGAGA containing:
- a CDS encoding bifunctional 5,10-methylenetetrahydrofolate dehydrogenase/5,10-methenyltetrahydrofolate cyclohydrolase, with product MRLLSGSDLASFIKERQAKQVRGLKQAEGIVPKLAVVLTDDNPVSRKYISLKQRYGEDIGIELVLEETTSTEAVKTIKRLNGDPSVFGIIVQLPISDPSLTEEVVKAISPEKDVDGLGSTKFFDPATPVAILWLLAGYNISLTDKKVLLIGQGQLVGRPLKKMLENSGITPEVADIDSDVGAMVAKAEVIVTATGQPGLLKSEMIPKGCVVVDAGTTSEGGKLVGDLDPAVYETRDDLTLTPRIGGVGPLTVCALFDNVIRSARRMAESKRK
- a CDS encoding NAD(P)H-dependent oxidoreductase, with the translated sequence MTKIAIIVGSTRPTRFGIQPAEWLYGLTKSRNDAEYELIDLKEVDLPLLNEPKSASTGEYKYDYTKKWSEKINGFDGFVFVTPEYNHSTSAALKNAIDYLWHEWNYKPVAYIGYGGGAGGARAIEHLRGIAAQVKMYDLFEHMLINNYYFNVDESGKYKFDDGMKKAADKMLDELVFWAERMKEARKLKSAEK
- a CDS encoding helix-turn-helix domain-containing protein; this translates as MQETRQPTQLLSTTVEILGDKWTPLIVKALSDGPRRFGQLQQDTCGVCPRTLSKRLAFLGEVEIVTKKTFAEIPPHTEYELTEKGSQLLPILRSMVEWSRKYAPGEITC